The following proteins come from a genomic window of bacterium:
- a CDS encoding nucleotidyltransferase family protein, translating to MKLAASPQVDCLLLAAGFGSRLKELTRELPKPLLQVKGRALIDWNLDLIAAAGIKQVYINLHYLPDKIRQHVGDGSKWGLRVNYSFEPKILNTGGAIKNLEHKFTQALILTINSDALLGRDFSLQALIDAHETSKHRPVATLAVRVAGAEDNYSDLGLTSERLIGRFLNVEYDSLTGPEKYIYLGVQVLNRELLKTMPTAENAFSITQDTYVRALASGQKLQAYPYGGYWRDVGTPERLAEANLTF from the coding sequence ATGAAGCTGGCAGCATCACCGCAGGTCGATTGTTTGCTGCTTGCTGCTGGATTCGGCAGCCGTTTAAAAGAGCTAACGCGGGAATTACCTAAGCCCTTATTGCAAGTAAAAGGCCGGGCATTGATTGACTGGAATTTAGATCTGATTGCGGCAGCTGGTATTAAGCAGGTTTACATTAATTTACACTATCTTCCGGATAAAATTCGCCAGCATGTTGGCGATGGCAGCAAGTGGGGGTTAAGAGTCAATTACTCGTTCGAACCTAAAATTCTTAATACTGGAGGTGCGATTAAGAATTTAGAGCACAAATTTACGCAAGCTCTAATTTTGACTATCAATAGCGATGCCTTACTCGGACGGGACTTTTCTCTGCAGGCACTGATTGATGCGCATGAAACGTCCAAGCATCGGCCGGTGGCAACCCTAGCTGTGCGCGTTGCAGGTGCCGAAGACAATTATTCAGATTTAGGTTTAACTAGCGAGCGCTTGATCGGGCGTTTTCTGAATGTCGAGTATGACTCGCTGACTGGCCCGGAGAAATATATTTACCTTGGTGTGCAGGTCTTGAATCGTGAATTATTAAAAACTATGCCTACCGCAGAGAATGCATTTAGCATTACCCAAGACACCTATGTTCGGGCACTTGCTTCTGGACAAAAACTCCAAGCCTATCCCTATGGGGGTTACTGGCGCGACGTCGGCACGCCGGAAAGATTAGCCGAAGCTAATTTGACATTTTAA
- the rsmI gene encoding 16S rRNA (cytidine(1402)-2'-O)-methyltransferase — MTNSLINSTPAGLYIVATPIGNLADISERAINILKSVDLILAEDTRHFKTLATRYAISTPVESYHDAAERGKSPRYIEKLKAGATIALVSDAGTPLISDPGFILVRAARANRIPVFPVPGASAAIAALSVSGMESDSFFFQGFLPERPGKKKSRLKEILEFGTTVIIYESPYRIIKTLEQIIILAPTAEVFIAREITKLHEEYLKGDVATILTELSSRQAIKGEIVLIVNAKTTVN, encoded by the coding sequence ATGACTAACAGCTTGATAAATTCCACACCAGCAGGACTATATATTGTCGCCACCCCGATTGGCAATCTTGCCGATATCAGTGAGCGCGCGATCAATATTTTAAAAAGTGTCGACCTAATTCTTGCCGAAGATACTCGCCACTTCAAAACACTAGCTACAAGATATGCAATCAGCACCCCCGTGGAAAGCTATCATGATGCCGCTGAGCGCGGAAAATCTCCACGCTATATCGAAAAATTAAAAGCAGGCGCTACAATTGCCCTAGTCTCAGATGCAGGGACGCCCTTAATCAGCGACCCCGGTTTTATTTTGGTTCGCGCAGCACGTGCCAATCGAATTCCAGTTTTTCCTGTCCCTGGCGCCTCAGCTGCAATTGCCGCACTATCAGTCTCGGGCATGGAAAGTGATTCTTTTTTCTTTCAGGGATTTCTGCCGGAACGACCTGGCAAAAAAAAGTCCCGCTTAAAAGAAATTCTTGAATTCGGTACAACCGTCATTATCTACGAATCGCCTTATCGCATCATCAAGACTCTCGAACAAATTATCATACTGGCACCAACTGCTGAAGTATTTATCGCCAGAGAAATAACAAAGTTACATGAAGAGTATTTAAAAGGCGACGTTGCCACAATCTTGACTGAGCTCTCCTCACGTCAAGCGATCAAGGGGGAGATTGTCTTGATTGTCAACGCTAAAACAACTGTCAATTGA
- a CDS encoding RsmD family RNA methyltransferase: MRIIAGQFGGRKIKTPDTKLIRPTTEKVRGGIFSSLQSKLDFAEYLAIDCYAGSGAMGFEALSRGCLAAAFIELERTHVAVIRENVTSLAVSHQVQVLNAKVSAETLGRLRLERGLKCLFLIDPPYTAHPEGEIFSVLEAGGFWVEGTVIVLGFPHRISERVVTSLQARQCSEYYVKNYGDTDILLIYL, encoded by the coding sequence ATGCGAATTATTGCTGGACAATTTGGGGGACGTAAGATCAAGACGCCAGATACTAAGTTAATTCGTCCAACGACGGAAAAGGTGCGGGGCGGGATTTTTTCATCATTGCAATCAAAACTAGATTTTGCGGAATATTTGGCAATTGATTGTTACGCGGGTAGCGGGGCGATGGGTTTTGAGGCTTTGTCGCGGGGTTGTTTAGCCGCGGCCTTTATTGAACTTGAGCGAACGCATGTGGCGGTGATTCGGGAAAATGTGACAAGTCTTGCTGTTAGTCATCAGGTTCAAGTTTTAAATGCCAAGGTAAGCGCTGAGACACTTGGGCGTTTGCGGTTGGAGCGGGGGTTGAAATGTTTGTTTTTGATCGATCCTCCTTATACGGCGCATCCGGAAGGGGAGATTTTTTCCGTGCTTGAGGCTGGAGGATTTTGGGTTGAAGGGACTGTGATTGTTCTGGGTTTTCCGCATAGGATTTCAGAGCGCGTCGTTACAAGTTTGCAAGCTAGACAGTGCAGTGAATATTACGTAAAAAACTATGGAGATACGGATATTTTATTGATCTATCTCTAG
- a CDS encoding phosphotransferase, which translates to MEIEQALKVELLEQVKNWNKAAELQSIQTITPDASLRRYYRLELSGAGPTKTIVAMVFDSVKAAEAEGGQTYLADQAYCELAELFYRANIPVAELLTGQPGQRIFLLEDLGDNILGSLFEHCPTIIEHYKSAISVLPRLQSLQCIPHKIPFSRSFSKDLYLKEMDEFQVYFLKAHVPAGIIPTEQVSEAFVAIATRLAELPKVVVHRDYHSWNLIIDQEDQLRIIDFQDALMGVRLYDLISLLHDRDTDALLGTERYQMLKTYARETLQIPKEQFEFEFALTALQRDLKVAGRFEKFAEERGLTTYQRWVPGTFRRIRQALKLLTEEFKLTELKSFSNHLEQIKL; encoded by the coding sequence ATGGAAATAGAACAAGCACTCAAGGTTGAACTGCTCGAGCAGGTCAAAAATTGGAATAAGGCAGCAGAGCTTCAGTCGATTCAAACAATTACGCCTGACGCATCATTACGTCGTTACTATCGCTTAGAGCTTAGCGGTGCCGGTCCGACTAAAACAATTGTAGCCATGGTTTTTGATTCAGTTAAAGCTGCAGAAGCCGAGGGCGGGCAGACTTATTTGGCGGACCAAGCTTATTGCGAATTAGCCGAACTTTTTTATCGCGCAAATATTCCCGTGGCAGAGCTCCTGACCGGCCAGCCTGGGCAAAGAATATTTTTGCTTGAGGATTTGGGCGATAATATTTTGGGTAGTTTATTTGAGCATTGTCCTACGATTATTGAACATTACAAATCGGCAATTTCAGTTTTGCCACGGCTACAGTCGCTACAATGCATTCCCCATAAAATTCCATTCTCACGATCCTTTTCCAAGGACCTTTACTTAAAGGAGATGGATGAATTTCAAGTCTATTTTTTAAAAGCGCATGTTCCAGCTGGGATTATTCCTACAGAACAAGTCTCTGAAGCATTCGTTGCGATTGCAACTCGCCTGGCTGAGTTGCCAAAGGTCGTAGTGCACCGGGATTATCATTCTTGGAATTTAATCATTGATCAAGAAGATCAGTTGCGGATTATTGACTTTCAAGACGCCCTAATGGGAGTGCGCTTGTATGATTTAATTAGTCTTTTACATGACCGTGATACTGATGCACTCTTAGGTACTGAGCGCTACCAGATGCTTAAGACCTATGCGCGAGAGACATTACAGATCCCTAAAGAGCAATTCGAGTTTGAGTTCGCACTTACGGCCTTACAGCGCGATTTGAAAGTTGCTGGGCGTTTTGAGAAATTTGCAGAGGAGCGGGGGCTCACTACTTACCAGCGCTGGGTGCCCGGGACTTTCCGCCGTATTCGTCAAGCCTTAAAGTTACTCACTGAAGAGTTCAAGCTCACAGAGCTTAAAAGTTTTAGTAACCATCTGGAGCAAATCAAGCTATGA
- a CDS encoding NAD-glutamate dehydrogenase, with product MNTGMATQKNTSLFNLRYEEFQKVSKSSLAASPVSPYDDRSIFEVLFGRAPSDYLEATTTDTLERIAQEMAEQYNQFKTTDKRVLLSVETAKPGDPRAQHILIRLTLADRPFIVDSLLELFRALKLEVHCFHHPMILEKSDQYVSINYAEVSRIDLSIDQLEAQLQELLPELVQVTDDFPVMLRETNEAVRMLEGVSSPDWPELSEFLLWLTTSGMVLMGVLRASGGRLTRLGLFSENVKRVAFTKHCVAVAERARELKQSCIVLQSPSYSIVHKRQPIDVIIIPMQDGSVFAVAGTLTSHAISLEVSGIPSFKKKLQDLLKTEGAIPNAHDYKAIIAIVNTIPKIQLFQMTFNELKDHVELLLAREHREAVTVQLRTDASDTYTTIMIAMPRVRFTDRAPHVVKNYIEQITNIPRESSHVVLAITEEQFARMYVSFPYAQAQAQALDIQKIEAELGQLTQTWEESVLDAASKAKITDVPRLTIRRIAQLLPEQYRSAVTPIEAALDARVISTLSHSNAIRCEVRPTAQSEQLILTVYKLGKPLSLSSVIPVLEHVNLEVQSELATSSTKPEQFEFSMSRFVVNLRSTEQTEIEALRSIFIPGLEGILNGKAIDDSLNSLLINPGLHLSDIALVRAMLGYLWQIKIGTTREQLIAAVNRYPQIVKMIVAMFYQRFNPALDATERATRFAEILRSASELARSIKLAADDKIIKAMLNLIQSIVRTNFFRNDTCERIAFKIDCSKITTMPTPRPLYETYVNSPAVEAVHLRCSRVSRGGIRWSDRPEDFRTEVLGLVKTQMIKNTIIVPSGAKGGFIAKHPAGKAITSEHVVEAYKQFIRSLLELADNRCDGKVVHPEKTVIYDEVDPYLVVAADKGTATFSDTANELAVKEFNFWLGDAFASGGSNGYDHKKVGITARGTWESVKRHFTDLGRNVEKETYTMAGIGDMSGDVFGNGLILAKNAKLIAAFDHRHIFIDPSPDPAVSYSERKRLFELPKSSWNDYNKSLISTGGGVWSRADKEIQLSSQAMQVLATEQSSFTPMELMHVILKAPVDLIWNGGIGTYVKASIESHEAAGDRANDDCRVNGKQLRAKIFAEGGNLGATQIGRVEFARDVHGRINTDAVDNSGGVDLSDHEVNIKILLDTLVRQGTMQVPARNALLAKLTNEVAELVLERNRLQNIVISLGERRSQRNLDIYAAMIDRLAKVGVVDRVRDGFPDEEIITRYIKEKRGLTRPTLALLIGYAKLILSDQIVKTKLPDDIFLEKLLLDYFPAELVQTYPDAVKNHPLRREIITKQVVNITVELMGSAFVNRVAQETSLNDVDVVSAFLIGTAVADAREIWMQLRILDTAASVHEFSHAALSLSNSLDRMTRWFLEQRSDRGSLEPEIEHYRGRFRVLSSQINKILAPKELKLFQAFVAELENAGLARSVAEKVRSLSYGAMFLDIIDVADKTGHDLIEVAKVAFILSERFTIPEILSQATQLPVTNRWDMISLRSLTSELRQGITTITKSIISETGRTDAEAIEKYLQKRKETVNTFTANTTHMLNGSLQISSLHVICSHLRAIARKRQN from the coding sequence ATGAATACGGGAATGGCAACTCAGAAAAATACATCTTTGTTTAACCTCAGATATGAAGAATTTCAGAAGGTTAGCAAGTCTTCACTAGCAGCATCACCAGTATCTCCATATGACGACCGTAGTATTTTCGAGGTCTTATTTGGCCGAGCCCCGTCAGATTACCTTGAGGCAACGACAACAGATACCCTCGAACGTATTGCTCAGGAAATGGCTGAACAATACAATCAATTTAAAACCACTGACAAAAGAGTACTGCTCAGCGTAGAAACAGCTAAGCCTGGAGACCCGCGTGCTCAGCATATTTTAATCAGGCTAACTTTAGCTGACCGTCCGTTTATCGTCGACTCACTGCTTGAACTTTTCCGTGCGCTTAAACTTGAGGTGCATTGTTTTCATCATCCGATGATTTTGGAAAAGTCGGATCAGTATGTGTCGATCAACTACGCCGAAGTCAGTCGTATTGACTTATCAATCGATCAGCTTGAAGCTCAATTGCAGGAATTACTCCCAGAACTTGTGCAAGTTACCGATGATTTTCCTGTAATGCTGCGCGAAACGAATGAAGCAGTACGCATGCTTGAAGGCGTAAGTTCTCCAGACTGGCCTGAGCTGTCTGAATTTCTTTTATGGCTCACAACTTCTGGAATGGTCTTGATGGGGGTACTCAGAGCATCTGGAGGCAGGCTCACTCGACTTGGATTATTCAGTGAAAACGTCAAGCGCGTTGCTTTTACTAAGCACTGCGTCGCTGTGGCTGAACGCGCGCGCGAACTCAAACAAAGCTGTATCGTATTACAAAGCCCCTCCTATAGTATCGTTCATAAACGTCAACCTATCGATGTAATTATCATTCCAATGCAAGATGGTAGCGTCTTTGCAGTAGCTGGCACTTTAACCTCACACGCAATCTCACTTGAAGTCTCGGGCATTCCATCATTCAAGAAAAAGCTGCAAGATTTATTAAAAACCGAGGGCGCGATTCCTAACGCGCATGACTACAAAGCAATTATTGCAATCGTAAATACGATCCCCAAAATTCAACTATTCCAAATGACTTTTAATGAGCTCAAAGATCACGTAGAGCTCCTACTTGCGCGTGAGCATCGTGAAGCAGTAACTGTGCAACTACGCACCGATGCAAGTGATACTTACACGACAATTATGATTGCGATGCCGCGTGTGCGTTTCACTGATCGCGCCCCGCATGTAGTAAAAAACTACATAGAACAAATTACTAATATCCCCCGAGAATCTTCGCATGTAGTATTAGCAATTACCGAAGAACAATTTGCGCGCATGTATGTTTCATTCCCCTATGCTCAGGCTCAGGCTCAAGCACTTGATATCCAGAAAATTGAAGCCGAACTTGGCCAACTTACTCAAACTTGGGAAGAGTCCGTGCTTGATGCTGCGAGTAAAGCCAAGATCACAGACGTTCCACGGCTTACGATCCGCCGCATTGCACAGCTCCTACCAGAGCAATACCGCTCTGCCGTTACGCCAATCGAGGCGGCCTTAGATGCTCGTGTAATTTCTACCCTGTCTCATAGTAATGCAATTCGTTGCGAAGTCAGACCAACAGCTCAAAGTGAACAGCTGATTCTTACTGTATACAAACTTGGTAAGCCTCTCAGCCTAAGCTCTGTAATTCCAGTGCTTGAGCATGTAAATTTGGAAGTACAAAGTGAGCTTGCAACTTCAAGCACTAAACCTGAGCAATTTGAATTTTCGATGTCGCGCTTTGTAGTAAATTTACGCTCAACTGAACAAACTGAAATCGAAGCATTACGCAGTATCTTTATTCCAGGACTCGAAGGAATCCTTAACGGCAAGGCCATCGATGATTCTCTTAATTCTCTCTTGATTAATCCTGGTCTGCACCTCAGCGACATTGCGCTGGTGCGAGCGATGCTTGGATATTTATGGCAGATTAAAATCGGTACGACCCGCGAGCAATTAATTGCTGCGGTAAATCGTTATCCACAGATCGTCAAAATGATTGTTGCGATGTTTTACCAACGTTTCAATCCCGCGCTTGATGCAACGGAACGAGCAACGCGCTTTGCGGAAATACTACGCAGCGCCAGCGAATTAGCAAGGTCTATCAAACTTGCTGCCGATGACAAAATCATCAAGGCAATGTTGAATCTGATTCAGTCAATCGTGCGAACAAATTTTTTCCGTAATGACACTTGTGAGAGAATTGCCTTCAAAATCGATTGTTCGAAAATTACAACAATGCCAACTCCACGCCCGCTATATGAAACATATGTAAACAGTCCAGCCGTTGAAGCCGTGCACCTGCGCTGTAGTAGAGTCTCTCGCGGGGGAATTCGCTGGAGTGACCGACCTGAGGATTTTCGGACTGAAGTACTTGGGCTCGTAAAAACACAAATGATCAAAAACACCATCATTGTCCCCTCTGGAGCCAAAGGTGGGTTTATCGCTAAACATCCGGCTGGAAAAGCAATTACTTCTGAGCATGTGGTTGAAGCCTATAAGCAATTTATCCGCAGCCTTTTAGAATTAGCTGACAACCGCTGTGATGGGAAAGTCGTTCATCCTGAGAAGACTGTGATTTATGATGAGGTTGATCCATATCTTGTTGTTGCCGCAGACAAGGGCACGGCAACTTTTAGCGATACCGCGAATGAACTGGCAGTAAAAGAATTTAACTTTTGGTTAGGTGATGCTTTTGCCTCTGGTGGTTCAAATGGCTATGACCACAAAAAAGTTGGAATCACAGCGCGTGGCACATGGGAGTCAGTTAAGCGCCACTTTACTGACCTCGGCCGAAATGTCGAGAAGGAAACTTATACAATGGCCGGAATTGGCGACATGTCGGGCGATGTCTTTGGTAACGGTTTGATTTTAGCTAAAAATGCAAAATTAATTGCAGCGTTTGATCATCGCCATATCTTTATCGATCCTTCACCAGATCCTGCAGTTTCCTACTCCGAACGTAAACGCTTATTTGAATTACCTAAATCATCTTGGAACGATTACAATAAATCTCTGATTAGCACTGGTGGTGGGGTTTGGAGCAGAGCTGATAAAGAAATTCAATTAAGTTCACAAGCGATGCAAGTACTTGCAACAGAGCAGAGTTCTTTCACGCCGATGGAACTAATGCATGTAATTCTCAAAGCACCTGTCGACCTCATCTGGAACGGCGGGATTGGAACTTATGTCAAAGCTTCAATTGAATCACATGAAGCAGCAGGCGATCGCGCCAACGATGATTGCCGTGTTAATGGCAAACAGCTTCGTGCCAAAATCTTTGCCGAGGGCGGAAATCTTGGTGCAACTCAAATTGGACGCGTTGAATTCGCACGTGACGTCCACGGAAGAATTAACACTGATGCCGTCGATAACTCCGGTGGAGTAGATCTCTCCGATCACGAAGTCAACATTAAAATCCTACTTGATACGCTTGTTCGACAAGGCACAATGCAAGTCCCTGCACGCAACGCACTATTGGCAAAGTTGACCAATGAAGTTGCAGAGTTAGTATTAGAGCGGAATCGCTTGCAAAACATCGTCATTTCGCTTGGAGAAAGAAGAAGCCAACGCAATCTGGATATCTATGCTGCAATGATCGATCGCCTCGCTAAAGTAGGAGTAGTTGACCGCGTTCGTGATGGATTTCCTGACGAGGAGATTATTACGCGCTACATCAAAGAAAAACGCGGCCTAACACGGCCTACTTTAGCTCTATTAATTGGCTATGCTAAATTAATACTCAGCGACCAAATCGTTAAAACCAAACTACCCGATGACATTTTTTTAGAAAAACTCTTGCTTGACTACTTCCCTGCAGAACTCGTGCAAACATATCCTGACGCAGTAAAAAATCATCCGCTCAGGCGCGAAATCATCACTAAGCAAGTTGTGAATATTACTGTTGAATTAATGGGATCAGCTTTCGTCAACCGCGTTGCTCAAGAAACAAGCTTAAATGACGTAGATGTAGTCAGTGCATTTCTGATTGGCACCGCAGTTGCAGATGCAAGGGAAATTTGGATGCAGCTAAGGATTCTCGATACCGCTGCAAGCGTTCATGAATTCTCACATGCAGCACTAAGCTTAAGTAACAGCCTTGACCGCATGACTCGCTGGTTTTTAGAACAGCGTTCTGACCGTGGCTCACTTGAACCAGAAATTGAGCACTATCGTGGCCGCTTCCGCGTCCTATCCTCGCAAATTAATAAAATTTTAGCCCCTAAGGAGCTCAAGCTCTTCCAGGCCTTCGTCGCTGAGCTTGAAAATGCAGGCCTAGCACGTAGCGTCGCTGAAAAAGTGCGTTCCCTTTCCTACGGCGCTATGTTCTTAGACATCATCGATGTCGCTGACAAGACCGGTCATGATTTAATTGAAGTGGCAAAAGTTGCTTTTATTTTATCAGAGCGCTTTACGATCCCAGAAATTCTGTCACAGGCAACACAACTGCCGGTCACAAATCGCTGGGACATGATTTCATTGCGTTCCCTTACTTCCGAGTTACGACAGGGCATAACCACCATCACCAAATCGATTATTTCTGAAACGGGACGAACCGATGCGGAAGCAATTGAAAAATATCTGCAAAAACGCAAAGAGACTGTCAATACTTTTACAGCAAATACTACGCATATGCTTAACGGCAGCCTACAGATTTCAAGCCTACATGTGATTTGCAGCCACTTACGCGCAATTGCTCGTAAGCGTCAAAATTAA
- a CDS encoding DUF1343 domain-containing protein: MKQKIKTGIDVLRDEAFARLEGASLAVVTNHAAVDSNYRHLIDLLSESAFVKSGSIKIKALFGPEHGLFGGHQDMQAVGNASHAKLKIPIYSLYGSSFESLMPTKEQLAGIDTLVFDLVDIGTRYYTFAQTLYFCMQRAAELKIRVVVLDRPNPIGGSQIEGSPLTTACRSFCGIHPIANRHGLTLGELAKLFQAGFSLAGASCEPVAVDLEIVNVLGWKREQYLDQTTAPWVFPSPNMPTVDTAVVYPGACLFEATNISEGRGTTKPFELIGAPFIDSGKWIDAIAQTGSIQGCILRPAIFIPKFHKFSGLNCYGVEIHVTDRSTFKPYRLGLAMIHAAKKCFASDFSWRTDAYEFVKEVPAIDLLFGSSAFREIVDSGKASAQWLEIINNFEATYIKATNQLKTY, from the coding sequence GTGAAACAAAAAATAAAAACAGGGATTGATGTTTTACGCGATGAAGCGTTTGCGCGCCTAGAGGGTGCGTCTCTGGCGGTTGTCACGAATCATGCTGCAGTGGATTCGAATTATCGACATTTGATTGACCTCCTGAGTGAGTCTGCATTTGTAAAATCAGGTTCAATTAAGATCAAGGCGCTCTTTGGCCCCGAGCACGGGCTTTTTGGTGGTCATCAAGACATGCAGGCAGTCGGCAATGCAAGTCATGCAAAATTAAAAATTCCGATTTACAGTCTCTATGGCAGTAGTTTTGAAAGTTTAATGCCAACTAAAGAGCAACTTGCAGGCATTGATACATTGGTGTTTGATCTCGTTGATATTGGCACGCGCTATTACACGTTTGCTCAGACACTATATTTTTGCATGCAACGCGCGGCGGAGTTAAAAATCCGTGTTGTTGTTTTAGATCGTCCAAACCCAATTGGCGGAAGTCAAATTGAAGGTTCTCCACTGACGACTGCTTGTCGTTCTTTTTGTGGAATTCATCCGATTGCAAACCGACACGGACTGACACTCGGTGAGCTAGCGAAACTGTTTCAGGCTGGTTTTTCCCTTGCAGGAGCAAGCTGTGAGCCTGTTGCTGTAGATTTAGAGATTGTGAATGTGCTGGGCTGGAAGCGTGAACAGTATCTCGATCAAACCACAGCGCCGTGGGTTTTTCCTTCACCAAACATGCCGACAGTTGATACTGCGGTTGTTTATCCGGGGGCCTGCTTATTTGAGGCGACCAATATTTCCGAAGGTCGTGGAACGACAAAGCCATTTGAATTAATTGGCGCTCCTTTTATTGACAGCGGCAAATGGATTGATGCAATTGCCCAGACTGGTTCAATTCAAGGTTGCATCTTACGCCCTGCTATCTTTATTCCGAAGTTTCATAAATTTTCTGGCCTGAACTGTTATGGGGTTGAAATTCACGTTACAGATCGAAGTACTTTTAAGCCCTATCGACTTGGATTAGCGATGATTCATGCAGCGAAGAAATGTTTTGCAAGTGACTTTTCGTGGCGTACTGATGCCTATGAATTCGTTAAAGAGGTGCCAGCGATTGATCTGCTTTTTGGCAGTAGTGCTTTTCGCGAGATTGTAGATTCTGGCAAAGCATCAGCGCAATGGCTTGAAATTATTAATAATTTTGAGGCAACCTACATCAAAGCAACAAATCAGCTAAAAACATATTAA
- a CDS encoding DUF971 domain-containing protein: MQTPLRIQRLAQNNTGTGLAITWNDGLTAEFSSGELRSACPCATCQEQRGDTSHSQPLGGAAARPSFKLKVLKSNLSEETDLQAIWAIGQYALGMRWGDQHDSGIYSFALLRELSETKNKNRD; this comes from the coding sequence ATGCAAACTCCTCTTCGTATTCAGCGTCTGGCTCAAAATAATACCGGAACAGGTTTAGCAATAACGTGGAATGATGGATTAACGGCTGAATTTAGTAGTGGCGAGCTCAGAAGTGCTTGTCCCTGCGCGACTTGCCAGGAGCAACGCGGTGATACGAGTCACAGTCAACCTTTAGGCGGGGCGGCAGCGCGTCCAAGTTTTAAACTAAAAGTCTTGAAATCCAACTTGAGCGAAGAAACAGACTTGCAAGCGATATGGGCAATCGGCCAATATGCCTTAGGGATGCGTTGGGGTGACCAGCACGATTCCGGAATATATTCGTTTGCCTTACTGCGTGAGTTAAGTGAAACAAAAAATAAAAACAGGGATTGA
- a CDS encoding polyprenyl synthetase family protein: MMTALQTTSSQSIMNEIATLLNADMREVESRISSCLSSDAKQISEISTYLLAQGGKRIRPLLALLSSKLSGLSQPNAALIDIAAGIELIHMATLLHDDIIDQSPVRRHKKSAYAEYGMMPSLLTGDFLLVRAFGLCAKLDPEIVRATERACVELTEGEILEGFLNPGREVSLAEYVDIVAKKTASLFALACFSGCHTAGGSKADQENFKKFGHYSGIAFQMVDDILDVTSSADLLGKPSGTDLKQKTPSLVNVLWLKSGETKARDFFAQDEITEEQRIAVVTYLRDSEIIEKAKSIAQEYAGKALEALSDINSGNQKVRLLLENLLNFTLNRVA; this comes from the coding sequence ATGATGACAGCTTTGCAGACGACATCTTCGCAATCAATCATGAATGAAATTGCAACGCTATTGAACGCAGACATGCGCGAGGTTGAATCCCGCATCTCTTCCTGTTTATCCAGCGACGCCAAGCAAATCTCTGAAATTTCCACTTATTTACTTGCCCAGGGCGGCAAGCGCATTCGCCCACTTTTAGCGTTATTGAGTTCCAAGTTATCCGGGCTGAGTCAGCCCAATGCGGCGTTAATTGATATTGCGGCTGGAATTGAATTGATTCACATGGCAACGCTTTTGCATGATGACATCATCGATCAGAGCCCAGTGCGGCGGCATAAAAAGTCTGCCTATGCCGAATATGGCATGATGCCGAGTTTATTGACGGGCGATTTTTTATTAGTTCGAGCATTTGGGCTATGTGCAAAGCTTGACCCAGAAATTGTGCGGGCCACGGAACGAGCCTGTGTTGAGCTTACGGAGGGAGAGATTTTAGAGGGATTTTTAAATCCTGGCCGTGAAGTTAGCCTGGCTGAATATGTAGATATTGTTGCCAAAAAAACAGCATCGCTTTTTGCGCTGGCCTGTTTCTCAGGCTGTCACACTGCTGGCGGCTCCAAGGCAGACCAAGAGAATTTTAAAAAATTTGGGCATTATTCGGGAATTGCTTTTCAGATGGTGGACGATATTCTTGACGTAACCTCATCTGCAGATTTGCTGGGCAAACCTTCGGGAACAGATCTCAAGCAAAAGACTCCCTCGCTGGTGAATGTGCTTTGGCTTAAAAGTGGCGAAACAAAGGCGCGGGATTTTTTTGCTCAAGACGAAATCACAGAAGAACAGCGAATTGCAGTTGTAACCTATTTACGCGATTCAGAAATTATCGAGAAAGCAAAATCAATTGCCCAAGAGTATGCAGGCAAGGCGCTTGAGGCGCTGTCGGATATCAACTCGGGCAATCAGAAAGTTCGTTTATTATTGGAAAATTTACTTAACTTTACCTTGAATCGCGTGGCTTAA